The Ornithorhynchus anatinus isolate Pmale09 chromosome 1, mOrnAna1.pri.v4, whole genome shotgun sequence genome includes a window with the following:
- the DNAJB2 gene encoding LOW QUALITY PROTEIN: dnaJ homolog subfamily B member 2 (The sequence of the model RefSeq protein was modified relative to this genomic sequence to represent the inferred CDS: deleted 1 base in 1 codon) — protein sequence MASYYAVLDVPPTASPEEIKKAYRRKALKWHPDKNVENKEFAEQKFKEVAEAYEVLSDKHKRDIYDRYGREGLTGVAGRGSPHPAEPGGPAFTFRSPDEVFREFFGGRDPFADLFDDLGPFSELQSQGIRTPGSFFSFSSYFPAHSAPPDFSSSSFSFSPGASAFRSVSTSTAFVRGRRVVTRRIVENGQERVEVEEDGQLKSIRINGIPDDLALGLELSRREQRASAPPAPGPRRPPPRPGAGPSDGDRSEEDDDDDDEDLQLAMAYSLSEMEAAGGKQPAGVF from the exons ATGGCCTCCTACTACGCCGTCCTGGACGTGCCCCCCACGGCCTCCCCGGAAGAAATCAAGAAGGC GTACCGGCGGAAGGCCCTGAAGTGGCATCCGGACAAGAACGTGGAAAACAAAGAATTCGCCGAACAGAAATTCAAGGAAGTGGCGGAGGCCTACGAAGTCCTGTCCGACA AGCACAAGCGGGACATCTACGACCGCTATGGCCGGGAAGGCCTGACGGGAGTGG CAGGGAGAGGGTCCCCGCACCCGGCCGAGCCCGGGGGTCCCGCCTTCACCTTCCGCAGCCCGGACGAGGTCTTCAGAGAGTTCTTCGGGGGCCGAGACCCCTTCGCCGACCTGTTCG atgACCTGGGCCCGTTCTCAGAGCTGCAGAGCCAGGGGATTCGGACGCCcggctccttcttctccttctcctcctacttccccGCCCACTCAG CCCCGCCAGACTTttcctcctcgtccttctccttCAGCCCCGGGGCCAGCGCCTTCCGCTCCGTCTCCACCTCCACCGCCTTCGTCCGAGGCCGCCGCGTCGTCACCCGCAG GATCGTGGAGAACGGACAGGAGCGAGTGGAGGTGGAAGAAGACGGGCAGCTGAAGTCGATCCGGATTAACG GCATCCCGGACGACCTGGCCCTGGGCCTGGAGCTGAGCCGGCGGGAGCAGCGGGcgtccgcc cccccggcccccggcccgcgccgccccccgccccgcccgggcgcCGGGCCCTCGGACGGCGACCGGtccgaggaggacgacgacgacgacgacgaggacctGCAGCTGGCCATGGCCTACAGCCTGTCCGAGATGGAGGCCGCCGGCGGGAAGCAGCCTGCAG